The sequence below is a genomic window from Nostoc flagelliforme CCNUN1.
TAGCTTTGCACCATTGTCTCTTGAAGAAATCTATGCCTTGTCTAACGATCCAGCCAACGGTGCTGTGGTTATGATGAGTGGCGTAGTTCGCAATCAAACTGATGGTAAACCTGTAGTTGCTCTAGAGTATCAAGCTTACGAACCTATGGCATTGCGGATATTTTATCAAATTGCTGCTGATATTCGCTTATCTACGCCTGATGTAAATCGGGTAGTGATTCATCATCGCACTGGACGTTTGCAAGTTGGAGAAATTAGCGTTTTAGTCGCAGTAGGTTGTCCTCATCGGAGTGAGGCGTTTGAAGCTTGCCAGTATGCTATTGATACCCTCAAACATAATGCCCCCATTTGGAAAAAAGAACATTGGGAAGATGGTTCTAGCCGTTGGGTAAGTATTGCTGCTTGCGAAACATCAGGAGAAAATTGGTGAACTACCCCACCCTGCATAAAGCTGAGGGTGGGGCTTCTGTAATCACGGGGGAGTGCCTAAACTTAGACTTTCGCCCAAGAGTAGGACTTACCTCCCCTCCTACAGCAGAGACGGCTGAACCTTCCGCCTTTATCATTCTGATACCCTCTGCTCTAATGTTTGTCGATGCGTTCGCATCCCGATCATGATGAGTATTGCAATCAGGACAAGTCCATTCACGGACATCTAATGGCATCTCACCTATTTGATAGAAACATTTTTGACAGAGTTTGGAACTAGGGAACCATCTATCAATCTCAACGAACTTTCCACCTCTGCGTTCTAGTTTATAAGCTAGAAAATTGGTGAATGTTCCCCACCCGACATCAGATATTGATTTCGCCAATTTATGATTACGAACCATGCCCCTGACATTAAGATTCTCTACTATGACAGCTTGGCTATCGCTGACCAACTTGTAACTAAGTTTATGTAAAAAATCTTGCCTTGAGTTACTAACTCGCTCGTAGACTTTGGCAACAACTTTTCTATATCTATTTCTTGACTTGCTCCCTTTAACTTTACGTGCTAATTTTTTCTGTTTACGTTTTAGATTTTTCTCGTGTTTGGCAAGGTGTTTAGGATTATCGTACTTGGAAACCTTTGCGCCATCGGTTACAACAGCAAAATGTTTCAACCCTAAATCAATACCGTAAATCTTACCCTCTGAAGTAATAGGGCTTTCACCTTCTATTTCAGTCAGGATGGATGCAAGATATTTACCAGAAGGCGTTTTGCTTACAGTAACAGTCTTGACTTTCCCCTCAATTGCTCTGTGTATTTTGGCTTTGACTATCCCGATATTGCCGGGGAACTTGACATTGCCATCTACAATCTTGACGTTTTGAGGATATTGGATAGACTCTAAAGCATGTTTTGATTTGAATTTAGGAAATCCAGCACGTTTCTCAAAAAAGTTTTTGTAGGCTGTTGTTAGATTCAGCGTCGTAGCCTGTAAAACTTGGCTGTAACAATCGGCTAGCCACACAGTCTCTTGGGCTTTTTTTAGTGCAGGAAGAAATGCGTTGAGTGCTGATCGTCCAAGCCCTTTACCCGTTTCTTTATAAGCTTCGATGGATTTATTTAATGCATAATTCCACCACCATCTAGCACACCCAAAAGTTTGTGCTAATTGAATTTGTTGCTCAATTGATGGATATAAACGGACTTGTACAACCTTATATAGCACTCGACATCACCTCCTTGATCTGTTTACTTTACCAGAAATATAGATTGCGATAAAGTACTAAAATAAAATAATTGGTGACTTCGACGCTCGCGGACTCGCTAACGCTCCGCTATCAAACACCCCACTTCCTAATCAACCGTAGGTTGATATTAGTCGGAGGTGTTTTCGTCGTCACCCGGCTATCCATCCCCGCCCTGTAGAGGGACGGGGAATTCCGCCGAATTAGTTAAAATTTCTGAGATTATTGAACACGCTCAATTTATCCAGCAATTAGCGAACTATTACGTGTGCCGCAGCTACGGCTGTCTTAGACATTGCTAAGTGCT
It includes:
- a CDS encoding RNA-guided endonuclease InsQ/TnpB family protein; translation: MLYKVVQVRLYPSIEQQIQLAQTFGCARWWWNYALNKSIEAYKETGKGLGRSALNAFLPALKKAQETVWLADCYSQVLQATTLNLTTAYKNFFEKRAGFPKFKSKHALESIQYPQNVKIVDGNVKFPGNIGIVKAKIHRAIEGKVKTVTVSKTPSGKYLASILTEIEGESPITSEGKIYGIDLGLKHFAVVTDGAKVSKYDNPKHLAKHEKNLKRKQKKLARKVKGSKSRNRYRKVVAKVYERVSNSRQDFLHKLSYKLVSDSQAVIVENLNVRGMVRNHKLAKSISDVGWGTFTNFLAYKLERRGGKFVEIDRWFPSSKLCQKCFYQIGEMPLDVREWTCPDCNTHHDRDANASTNIRAEGIRMIKAEGSAVSAVGGEVSPTLGRKSKFRHSPVITEAPPSALCRVG
- a CDS encoding molybdenum cofactor biosynthesis protein MoaE; the encoded protein is MTTTLTSAVKPRAEDSFAISFAPLSLEEIYALSNDPANGAVVMMSGVVRNQTDGKPVVALEYQAYEPMALRIFYQIAADIRLSTPDVNRVVIHHRTGRLQVGEISVLVAVGCPHRSEAFEACQYAIDTLKHNAPIWKKEHWEDGSSRWVSIAACETSGENW